The following coding sequences are from one Triticum aestivum cultivar Chinese Spring chromosome 5A, IWGSC CS RefSeq v2.1, whole genome shotgun sequence window:
- the LOC123106825 gene encoding uncharacterized protein: MRKLSTGRGGGERVGMLSFEVAALMSRAASLWRALEEDQVAQLRGEGVRLEGVRRLVADDDSALLALAVAEMAGACGDISCAVARLAGRCADPLLRRFDELFSSLIAGGAGADSHGLRYAAAKKMDRKARKMQRLVAATGLLCQEIDVLAELEQGARLRRVQFAPGEAARRVARQRQEVDRLRAASLWNRSLDYAVRLLGRSLFTIVARIIDVFDLQPKKIAMNDYSMVSPAGARLSFSWSNSFVGSTNSLVYPSDFPVDAPKRSTVAAKSGKAPNGDVRRFLLSRSQSLKQLKWPVRGKHLIGCMVSGSKSPTKEGWVHGGHDLPLSFSYVSSNNDDFSGSYQTNESDRHSASRKLSTSVFECSSHDVLENAPEATLGAAALASHYANLVVFAEKLAISPRHICPDERDALYGMLTDSIRASLRARLRPPSSAARKKGTPCDRVLAAGWADTVQGILGWLAPVAHNTVRWRSERSFEQRNVGSGTSVLLLQTLHFADRDKTEDAIIELLVGLNYLWRYGTQLSAKPKLESVGGDVYHDRADYIG; encoded by the coding sequence ATGCGGAAGCTGAGCACTGGCCGCGGCGGAGGGGAGAGGGTCGGGATGCTGTCCTTCGAGGTGGCCGCGCTCATGTCGCGGGCCGCGAGCCTGTGGCGCGCGCTCGAGGAGGACCAGGTGGCGCAGCTCCGCGGGGAAGGCGTCCGGCTGGAGGGCGTGCGGAGGCTCGTGGCCGACGACGACAGCGCGCTGCTGGCCCTCGCCGTCGCGGAGATGGCCGGCGCGTGCGGGGACATCTCCTGCGCCGTCGCGCGGCTCGCCGGCCGGTGTGCCGACCCGCTGCTGCGCCGGTTCGACGAGCTCTTCTCAAGCCTTATcgccggcggcgccggcgccgactCGCACGGGCTGCGCTACGCGGCCGCCAAGAAGATGGACCGCAAGGCGCGCAAGATGCAGCGCCTCGTCGCCGCCACCGGGCTCCTGTGCCAGGAGATCGACGTGCTTGCCGAGCTCGAGCAGGGCGCGCGCCTCCGCCGCGTGCAGTTCGCGCCCGGCGAAGCCGCGCGCCGCGTTGCCAGGCAGAGGCAGGAGGTCGACCGCCTCCGCGCGGCCTCGCTCTGGAACCGGAGCTTGGACTACGCCGTCCGTCTGCTTGGCAGATCGCTCTTCACCATCGTCGCGAGGATCATAGATGTGTTCGACCTGCAGCCCAAGAAAATCGCCATGAACGATTACTCCATGGTGTCGCCCGCCGGTGCGCGGCTCTCATTCTCCTGGAGCAACTCCTTCGTTGGGAGTACGAATTCGCTGGTGTACCCCTCGGATTTCCCCGTGGATGCTCCGAAGAGGTCGACGGTTGCTGCAAAATCCGGTAAGGCCCCTAACGGCGACGTTCGCCGGTTCCTACTTTCCAGGAGCCAGAGTTTGAAGCAGCTCAAGTGGCCGGTGCGTGGCAAGCACCTCATCGGCTGCATGGTCAGCGGGAGCAAGTCTCCGACCAAGGAGGGGTGGGTCCACGGCGGCCATGATCTCCCACTGAGCTTCAGCTACGTCTCATCCAACAACGACGATTTCAGTGGCAGTTACCAGACCAACGAGAGTGATCGTCACAGCGCCAGCAGGAAGCTCTCCACTTCGGTGTTCGAGTGCTCGTCGCACGACGTGCTGGAAAACGCACCGGAGGCGACCCTCGGCGCAGCCGCCCTGGCATCGCACTACGCGAACCTCGTCGTCTTCGCCGAGAAGCTCGCCATCTCGCCCCGGCACATCTGCCCCGACGAGAGGGATGCGCTGTACGGCATGCTGACTGACAGTATCCGGGCGTCCCTCCGAGCACGCCTAAGGCCGCCGTCGTCCGCCGCTCGCAAGAAGGGCACGCCCTGCGATCGCGTCCTGGCCGCCGGGTGGGCTGACACGGTGCAGGGGATCCTCGGATGGCTAGCACCAGTCGCCCACAACACTGTGCGGTGGCGGTCCGAGAGGAGCTTCGAGCAGCGGAACGTGGGCTCCGGCACCAGCGTTCTGCTCCTGCAGACGCTGCACTTCGCTGACCGGGACAAGACCGAAGATGCCATCATCGAGCTGCTTGTTGGGCTGAATTACCTGTGGAGATACGGGACTCAGCTCTCCGCAAAGCCAAAATTGGAGTCAGTGGGTGGCGATGTTTACCATGATCGAGCTGATTACATAGGATGA